A stretch of DNA from Plectropomus leopardus isolate mb unplaced genomic scaffold, YSFRI_Pleo_2.0 unplaced_scaffold25002, whole genome shotgun sequence:
CACCGACAGCAACGGCAACCACTACCTGATCGCTCTCACCAGTCACACGACAGAGGGACAGAACGGAGTGTCCTCATTGGCCAAACCCAACGGACGTATCACACTGCAGGTAAGGCTGCTTTTTCTGATTATTCTCTGGTGGACTTCACAGGGTTAATAATCTGTGATGGATTATTTATCTGCAACTTTTCTCTGCTTGCTGTCTTTTAGAGGTTGCAGTCGACTCCAAGCAAACTCCCCAGCACTGACAGCCAATCAAAAGAGCCGCCAGAGGCCGAGCCAAACAAAAAGGTACAACAGATATTTCTCTGCACAGAAGCAGGTATAGAAACATACTAATGTCACCTGCACAGGGGTTAATGTCTCAAAAAGACCTGTATAGTTTTACATCTATTATATTGTTCTTattgttcatttatttcatttgtttaactgaataataacttttaataaCTGCACTTGACTTGTGGTTCCTCTCGTGCTGCGAGAGCAACCCACTCTGAACTAGGAGCTCAAAAAGTCCCTCAAACTAAGAACTGCTGCGAATGAAGCCCTCTagatgaaatgaataaattaagtTGGTTGGTGCAGAGTCCTTAGGATCTGTAAATATACTGTGACAATATACAATGTGTtgagatgaaaataaaacaactttgaAATCGTATcgtattttttaaagcaagtatTTCAGTAATTTAACAATGGTAATAATTTGACTCAGCAATTTCCACTTGTATGGGAGTAATATTTGAGTATCTATACTTTGACTCAGGTATAAAAGTTAACTTTGTCCACTACTTGCTGTGCATGTTCATGTAGTGCAGCAGTAACATGTTTCTGCCACAAGGTGTCACCATCAACACACTTTTGAAGCGTCCAAATCAAACTGCAGACTCAAAATGAGAACCGGCAGCCTGTTCTTAAGAATTGAGACTTCACTCGCCAGTCACAGCTGTGTATTTAACACACTGACAGTCCAAATATGTCTTTGTCCCTCTCCTCACTCAGGGACAGAAGGCGGGGCTTCACCTGGACACCAATGGCGCCCCACAGCCCAGCCTGTCGGTCACCGCTCCGCCCAACCTGCAGCCTTTCTTTGACGACATTTCAGGCAGTGAAAGCCAAAGCAACTTAATCTCATCTCTGAAGGTAaaacctcctcttcctcctcctccttttcctccccccttctcctcctcctcctccgtcatCATTGTCATCTCTGCTGCTCAGGCCTAGCCATTAACTTTTTCTCCttgtttcttctctttcatTCCATCACTCCATCCTcgcagagagaggaggtgtgTCCGCCTTACGACCGGCACACACTGTtcacccctccctctcccaAACCCAACACCTCCCCTCCCACTCAGCGCTCCAAAGTATGTCCTCCAGCACGTCTGTTTTTCCATCTGTCCTTCAGCGTCGTTCTGTTTCTGTCCCTCCGTTTTCCTTCGAAGCGTCTGAGCTGCATGTCACTGAGCTCAGAGGCTGCAGTGGCTGCATTTACTGTGTGATGAGATGCAACTGTGAACATGTTTCTTATGTGTGTCTGACTCAAAAGAAAATCCTctagtgttaatattttttattttgcccacTTTTCTGCTTCTACTCACCGAAAGCATCATGTGAAGCGTGTCAGTTTTGTCAGAGTTGCTGTTGCGGTCAGATATGAGATATCTGCAGGCAGAAAAAGGAACGCCTGGACAGTCGAgtgttttaagtttaaaaagtgaGAGTCACATCTCAAACCACAACACAGTGTTTCTGGTCTTCATGAGGAATTTCTATTTGCCTTCGCTTTTGATTCCAAGTGACTAAAAGCAAGACCTGTTTTAGATTTATGTTCCAACTTTCAGACCCCAAAGTGGGGGCCACAGTCTTATTAgaaaaaagtcctttttttaaaaaaaaatcaaaatagtcAGCagataattttctgttaattggttaatttatttatcaacgaattgtttcagctgcatgCATAAAGTACTTGGTAATTAAACTTTTATGCAAAAAAGCTGCCAGATAAatgaagtaaagaaaaaagtacaacgTGGCATGAAAAGGAAACATTCAAGACAAGTACAAGTACCATAAATttgtaaagtacaagtacccgagtaaatgtacttagttacattccagcactgcaTGTTTAATGTTTGACTTTGAGTGTTAGACCCAGTTTGTCTCTTGTGGAAGACGGCGGTGGTGTttacatggttaaaaaaatcctcTTCCCTGTCAGCAGGAGAACGGCGTCAACAGTCAGCAGATGGACGACCTGTTTGACATCCTCCTGAAGAGCGGAGGTAAGAAAGTCCAAATATCAATGAGAGACTATATGAATCTGTCGTCTCCTGTTTTGACCACGATGTCCTCTCTCCGTCCTCCTTCAGAAATCCCCGGCTTCAAGGCAAACCCGGACCCTTCGCTCGCCCCCCTCCACTCCGACCCTCCCTCCCCGTCATCTCCTCCATCTCCCCTCCACCTATCCCCTCCCACACCCACCTCTCCCCTCATCTCCCCCCCGCCGCCCGCGAGCGAGCCCTGCACCGGCAGCGTACGCCTGGAAGACTTCCTGGAGAGCACGACGGGCGCCCCGCTGCTGGGTGTGGAGCCCGACGGCGGCCTGACGCTGATTGACGACCTCCACAGCCAAATGCTGAGCACGCCCAGCATCCTGgaccaccccccctcccccatgGACACGTCCGACCTTGGCTTTTCCCCCCACTCCACGGAGCTGGACTTCGGCGACCCCACTCTGGACAGCATGGACTGGCTGGATATCTCCATGGTAGGGAGCAGCAGCGGAGGGAGCACAGGCAGCcgaggggggagaggaggcgTAGGGGCAGGCGGCGACGGAGACGGGGGGACGAGCCTGGCCCCGCTGGTGCCGCAAACTCCGCCGAGCGTCTTCTCAACCGACTTTCTGGACAGCACGGACCTGCAGCTGCACTGGGAGTCGTGTCTGTAGCGCAGCACACAGACGGACACGCTCTCGCTCACACTGTGTACAGGCGCCGTCTTTATTTCATGCACATATAGAAACCTTTTTTATGCTGTCTCTACCACTGCGGGGCGCACtggcacacgcacacacacacttacgcCCTGTCGTTCACTGGCTGTTACTGTACGCAGGatgaaatcagaaaaacataGATGGTAAATTCACAGGAAGGACTTGAACTGaagtttttgaaatttaattctGTGGGGTTCCACGCAGCAGACTGTTCACATCCgagctgaaaaaaatcccacttcCTGCGGTATAAAAAGACATAGCAGGAAACTCTAGGTCACTGTAACATTTCAACCCTCGGAGACGGTTTTTAGATCTGAGGACGGACTGTCggtctcctcctcctgatcacagagtgtgtgtgtcagtgcctCCTAAACTTTGCACTTATGCTGAATCTGATTGGTTTGAAGGGGGTCGTTCAGGTCAATAATCTGACTGAGGCCGAGCGAAAGCCGAAGCATGGCAACCTGAACCCCACACTAGTCAAAAACCCAACCGTCAGCAGTTGTTTTGAGATGAACCATATCAGTGGCAACAGTTTGAAATGACGCCTCGTTGGAGGTTGCGTATTCTTGGTAACATTATGGTAGACCACTATGTATTGCTGTATATGGGGTGTATATTATCAATTGTCCATATGACTATTTTTCTTTGCTGGTTGCTTTAGAGTCAAGCGAGCCGGCCGGGGAACATAGGGTGAG
This window harbors:
- the LOC121966550 gene encoding myocardin-related transcription factor A-like translates to MDDLFDILLKSGEIPGFKANPDPSLAPLHSDPPSPSSPPSPLHLSPPTPTSPLISPPPPASEPCTGSVRLEDFLESTTGAPLLGVEPDGGLTLIDDLHSQMLSTPSILDHPPSPMDTSDLGFSPHSTELDFGDPTLDSMDWLDISMVGSSSGGSTGSRGGRGGVGAGGDGDGGTSLAPLVPQTPPSVFSTDFLDSTDLQLHWESCL